The genome window GGAAGACCGAGTCGATCAGGTCCGGGAAGAAGAAGCCGATCCCCCACAGGCCGATGACCCCCGCAGAGGCGAGAACGAGGCCGATGAGAGCGTTTTTCCGCCACCGCGGGTCGCCGAACAGCTCGGCGTAGGAGCCCGGCTTGTACTTCGGCTTGTCGTCGGTCGTCGCGGCGGCGGTCCACCGCTCGGGTTCTTTGAGCCGCCAGCGGATCAGGATCGCCAGGAACGCGGGGAGGATCCCGATGACGAACATCAGCCGCCAGGCCTTCATCTGGATCCCGCCGATCGACAGGTCATTGAAGGCCCCGCCCGCTTCCAGGTGCCCCATCGCCATGCTGATGAGGGCGGCCGAAATGTTTCCGACGGCGGACAGCGCCTGGAGCAATCCGAGCGCATAGGGACGGGCTCGGGCAGGCATGACTTCGGCGACGAGGGCGACGCCGACGGCGAATTCCCCGCCGACTCCCAACCCCGTCAGGAACCGGTAGAACGCAAAGTCCCACACGTTGGTGGCGAAGGCGCTGAGACCGGTGAAGAGCGAGTACATGAGGATCGTCAGCATCATCGTCTTCGCCCGGCCGATCTTGTCGCCGAGGACGCCGAAGAAGATCCCCCCGATCGCCCACCCCAGAAGGAAGACGGTGGTCGCGTATCCGCCGTACTCGCCGATCAGGCTCTGGATCGTCTTCCCTTCCGGGGGAACGACGTTGCCCAGAAGCTCCCGCATCGCGTCGACGCGGGCGAGGACGAAGAGCTGCTGGTCCATCGTGTCGAACAGCCAGCCCAGCGCGGCCACCGTCAGCACGAACCAGTGATAGCTGTTCAGCTCCCGATACCACTTGCCGTTGTACGGCTCGGTCATCGGAGAGTCACCGGTGTCGGGAAGGGGCATGTGCATGAGACGACCGCTCGCAAACCAAAAGACGCTTCAGAACGCCAGAGAAAGGGCGATGATAGTCCGCTCCGGGCCTCTGACAACCAATGCCGGCCGTTTATGCGATGAATGCCCGTCCGCGGCCCGCCCGGCAGCGCAAAGAAAAAGACCGCCCTGTTCAGGACGGTCTTTCGTTGGACGCGATCAGCAGGCTGGGCTCAGGCGGCCTGATGCCGAGTGTTCTGAACCTCGCCCGGGAGGCGGTCATCGACATCGTAGGCCAGTCCGCAGAACTGGAGGGCGCGGATCGCCATGAAGGTCGGGTCAACTTCCCACCACTTGTGCCCGGCGCGGGCCAGGTGCTGGTGGGCGTGATGGTTGTTGTGCCACCCTTCGCCGTAGGCCAGGATCGCCACCCACCACAGGTTGCGGGACTGATCGGTCGTCTCGTAGTTGCGGTAGCCCCACAGGTGGGTCGCCGAGTTGACGAACCACGTGCTGTGGTAGGCCATCACCATCCGCAGGCAGAGTCCCCACAGGAGCCACGGGAGGCCGCCCGCCATGTACAGGGCGATGCCGGTCACGACGAGGATCGAGAAGTAGGTCCGCTCGAAGAACATCAGCATCCGGTCCTTCGCGAGGTCCGGTGCGTAGTGGCGGAACAGCATCTCGCGGACTTTGAAGTCGTGCTTGACGAACAGCCACATGATGTGGGACCACCAGGCGCCTTCGAGCGGCGAGTGCGGGTCGCCGTCCTGGTCGGACTTGTGGTGGTGCATCCGGTGGGTCGCGGCCCACGTCAGGGGGGAGCCTTCGCCGGAGATGGCCCCGATCAGCAGGGTCATAAACCGGGCGGGAGTCCGCAGTTTGAACGAGCGGTGCGAAAGATACCGGTGGTAGCCGAGGCAGATCCCGATGCTGCAGGTGAGCCAGTGCAGCAGGAGCGTGACTCCCAGGGCGGACCAGGTGAAGTAGAAGGGAGCGGCAAGCGCCCCGGCGTGCATGGCGACCATCCACGTCAGGACGATCCAGTCCACGTTGCTCCACTTCAGAGCGGTCGGGTCAAAGGCTTCGTTGAGCTGTCCCCGTTCGATCGACCGGACCGACTGCGGAACCGTCGCCCCCGGCTGGGAATCGTCGATTTCCAGCGTGGCGGGCGAGGCAGGCAGCGTGGCCGGCGTTTCGAGAGCCGGAGCATCGAGAATTTGTGGATTCATGGAACGACGTTTCTCGGGTGGCAATGTCCGGAGCGACGCGGGTCGGACCGGGTCGCCGCGAGTGGGGTCGTGACGACTGCGAGAACCATATCAAGAAGGTCGGCTTCCGGCTGTCAGCCTGATTTCACACTTCGGTCAAACTCCCGTCATGAATTGTCACAGCACTGTCACTGCGCATTTCGTGTTGCGGCGAAAGATTTTGCGTAGACCGGCGCCGAGGAATGAGTATCCTCATCGGCGGAGAGACGCCCTGTCGTGAGGGTACAAACAGGCGTCCGTATCGAAAATTTCTCTCAAGGCTTAGGTTCCATGCGCAACATCCGTTGGTGCCTGTTGGGCGGAGTCATGTTTGGTTTGGGCTGGCTGGCGGGTGGAGCGAATCCCCTCGGACAGTCGGTTTCCGGTCAGGACACCAAGGTGGAAACGGCCGCCGACAAGGTGGTCCACGCGTCCCGGGCCATCAAGGACGCGGCCGATGCACTGGCGGCGGAATCGAAGTACGAGACCGTCACCGAAGGGGTGAACTCCTTCCTGGTTCTGGCGGGGGGAGGGAACGGAACGGCGGACCTCGACGCCGGCGTCGTCGACCCGGAAACCTTTGCGGCCCTCTATGCGGGCGCCGTGAAGAAAGAGGTCAAGGACCAGCTGCAGAAGGACGCGGACGGCCGGCTGACCTACAACGGCAACGTGATCCGGATGTACTCCAAGTCGCGGCTTGAGAAAATCTTCGCCGAGCGGTCCAAGTCTCCCGTTCAGAAGCCGGAATAATCCGAGTCGTCTGGCCCGCCCGAGTCGTTCCTGCGACCGCGGGCGGAGACCGGCGGCCCGCTGGAGGGGAGCGATCCTCTCGCGGACCGCTTCCTGGTGCGCGAACGAGAGTGCTGAGGCCTGCGGCCCACGCGACGGTGCGCCGGCTGCCTCTCCGTCCCGCCCCGCCCGCCGGCCTCCCGACCTCCGGCAGAGGGTCGTGACGAATGTGCCGGGGGAGGCAGGCCGCCCGTTGCCATCCCGCGATCCATGGCGATCGGGGCCCCTTTTTCGCCGGATTTTGCTTCTAGCGGGGTCGAAACACCCTGTAAATTGAGGTCGGCTGGAGTCGTTGCGCTCTGTGACGTCGTAGAGCGCGTCCGACTCCGGTTGAACTTGCTGGTCATCCTCTGGGAGTTGTCCATGCCTCGGACTTCGCAACGCGCGTCTCGATGGGTCCTGTCGCTCGCCATGCTCGGCGGCGGTGCAGCGTCCGCTGAACAGGGAACCTCGTCGGCGGTCGTGCGCGGCTTCGAAGCGGTCGACGGCCACAGCTATTACGCCGTTTCGCTGGCGGCCGACGGTCTCGCGGAAAAACGCGGACCGCAGGACATCGTCGTCCTGATCGACACCTCGGCCAGCCAGGTCGGCGAGCATCGCCAGCAGAGCCTCGCGGTTCTCGAGGCGTTCCTCACCTCGATTCCGGCTTCCGACTCGGTTCAGGTCGTGGCGGTCGACGTCGCCTCGACCCCGCTGACGAGCGGCTTTGCCGGCGGCAAGGCGGCCCTGCAAGAAGCCCTCCCGAAGCTCAAGTCCCGCTTCCCGGCCGGCTCCACGAACCTCGGTGCGGCGGTCTCCTCCGCGGCGAAGATGGTCGAAGGCCGATCCTCGGCGGCGATCGTCTACATCGGTGACGGCCTGAGCACCGCCGCCCTGGTCCAGCCGGCGGAACTGACCGGCCTGACCGACTCCCTCCGGTCGAAGAAGGTTCCCGTTCATAGCGTCGCCATCGGCTCGCGAGTCGATCTGCAGCTCCTCGGCATCCTTGCCGAACGGACCGGCGGCGTCGTCGTCCGCGACCACGGCCAGACCGCCCCGGCCGACATGGCCGGCCAGCTCGCGAAGGCGACCGAAGCTGCCGTCGTCTATCCGGAGTCGCTCCAGGTCGACTGGAAGTCGGGCGAACTCTCGCCGGCCGTCGCCCTGCCGCTGCGGTCCGATCGTTCCACCGTTTACCTCGCCCGCGGAACGAACCCCGCCGCCGCCAAGGTCCAGCTCGGCAATCGAACCTGGTCCCTGGCCGACACGAAGATCGCCTCCGGCTACGAGTTCCTGGCCCCGATGTGGCAGCAGGCCCGGCAGACGAACGGCGTCAGCGTAAGCCTGGCGGGTGAAGACCTCCTCGCCGCGGCCCAGGACGAGTTCGTCACCGAGATCGAGCGGCTCGAAGCCCGCGGAGATCGCGCCCTCGCCGCCGGCGACCGGAAGACCGCCGAGCAGGTGGGCCTGACGATCCGCCAGATGGCCCCGAACAACATCCACGCCGGCCGGCTCATCAACGGCCAGACGATCACTCTCGCCCAGGCCGAAACGCCGGCTCCTCCGGTGGCCGAGCCTCCGGTCGTCGACCCGCTGCAGAACCGGCAGTTCCCGTCGGGCCGGTCGGCGATTCAGGACGTCGAGAACTCCCGCCGTGCCCGCGCGCAGAAGCTCGCCGCCGAAGTGCAGGCGGGAATCGAACAGGCCATGGCGATCGGCGAAAACGATCCGTCGGGCGCGATCAACTACCTCGAACAGCTCTTCGCGACCGTCAAGGCGTCCACCGACATCGACAAGGGGGAATACGACCGGTTCGTCAGCCGCGTCCAGTCGGCTCTCCTCGACGCCCGCAACCGCAAGGAAGTCCGCGATCAGGCGGCCCAGGCGATCAGCCGGCGGGAGATCGAGTTCGAACGGCAGCGGAACATCGCCCAGCAGGCGGCCCTCGCCGACCGCGAAACGGAGCGGCTCGTTGACCGGATCCGGGCCTTGATGGCGGAAGGCTACTCGGGGAACGCCGCGGCGTTCGGCGAGGCGGAAGTCATTGCCCGGCAGATTGCCAGTGAACGGCCCGGCAGCGCTCTCGGTTCGGCTCTCGTCTTCACGACCGAGGCGGCTGGCCAGCTCGACCAGGCGGAACGGCTCCGCCAGACCCGCTACGACCGGTTCCTCGATACCCTCTACCAGGCCGAACTGGCCCACATCCCGTTCCCGGATGAGCCGCCGGTCCGGTATCCCCCCGCGGAAGTCTGGCAGGCCCTCACGCAGCGGCGTGCCAAGTGGAAGTCGGTCGACCTGCACCGCAACAGCCCGAACGAAGAGCGGATCTACAACGCTCTGGCGGCGCAGACCGAGCTCGAGTTCCCGGACAACACGCTGAAAGAGGTGATGGACTACCTCTCGCAGATCCACAACATCCCCATCAAGTTCGACCCGGCCGTCACC of Planctomyces sp. SH-PL14 contains these proteins:
- a CDS encoding acyl-CoA desaturase, with protein sequence MNPQILDAPALETPATLPASPATLEIDDSQPGATVPQSVRSIERGQLNEAFDPTALKWSNVDWIVLTWMVAMHAGALAAPFYFTWSALGVTLLLHWLTCSIGICLGYHRYLSHRSFKLRTPARFMTLLIGAISGEGSPLTWAATHRMHHHKSDQDGDPHSPLEGAWWSHIMWLFVKHDFKVREMLFRHYAPDLAKDRMLMFFERTYFSILVVTGIALYMAGGLPWLLWGLCLRMVMAYHSTWFVNSATHLWGYRNYETTDQSRNLWWVAILAYGEGWHNNHHAHQHLARAGHKWWEVDPTFMAIRALQFCGLAYDVDDRLPGEVQNTRHQAA
- a CDS encoding vWA domain-containing protein, translating into MPRTSQRASRWVLSLAMLGGGAASAEQGTSSAVVRGFEAVDGHSYYAVSLAADGLAEKRGPQDIVVLIDTSASQVGEHRQQSLAVLEAFLTSIPASDSVQVVAVDVASTPLTSGFAGGKAALQEALPKLKSRFPAGSTNLGAAVSSAAKMVEGRSSAAIVYIGDGLSTAALVQPAELTGLTDSLRSKKVPVHSVAIGSRVDLQLLGILAERTGGVVVRDHGQTAPADMAGQLAKATEAAVVYPESLQVDWKSGELSPAVALPLRSDRSTVYLARGTNPAAAKVQLGNRTWSLADTKIASGYEFLAPMWQQARQTNGVSVSLAGEDLLAAAQDEFVTEIERLEARGDRALAAGDRKTAEQVGLTIRQMAPNNIHAGRLINGQTITLAQAETPAPPVAEPPVVDPLQNRQFPSGRSAIQDVENSRRARAQKLAAEVQAGIEQAMAIGENDPSGAINYLEQLFATVKASTDIDKGEYDRFVSRVQSALLDARNRKEVRDQAAQAISRREIEFERQRNIAQQAALADRETERLVDRIRALMAEGYSGNAAAFGEAEVIARQIASERPGSALGSALVFTTEAAGQLDQAERLRQTRYDRFLDTLYQAELAHIPFPDEPPVRYPPAEVWQALTQRRAKWKSVDLHRNSPNEERIYNALAAQTELEFPDNTLKEVMDYLSQIHNIPIKFDPAVTEAGVNPEEAKVSLTLSGITLRSALKIMLENVEGTELTYIIEDEIMKITTIDAANEKRSTRVYPVADLVILLMPLGGGFGGGALGGGQGQQGGGFGNQGGGGGGGFGGGGGGFGGGGQGGGGGFFSVPAEEVRALPGVVKKKPAGLN
- a CDS encoding MFS transporter — encoded protein: MTEPYNGKWYRELNSYHWFVLTVAALGWLFDTMDQQLFVLARVDAMRELLGNVVPPEGKTIQSLIGEYGGYATTVFLLGWAIGGIFFGVLGDKIGRAKTMMLTILMYSLFTGLSAFATNVWDFAFYRFLTGLGVGGEFAVGVALVAEVMPARARPYALGLLQALSAVGNISAALISMAMGHLEAGGAFNDLSIGGIQMKAWRLMFVIGILPAFLAILIRWRLKEPERWTAAATTDDKPKYKPGSYAELFGDPRWRKNALIGLVLASAGVIGLWGIGFFFPDLIDSVFRKEMIKPDMTQEQIQVVNGQITRWKGIASVMVNLGAFFGIYGFALLTQRLGRRPAFAIAFLAALGSTLLVFSSLRSTSDIFWMLPLMGFCQLALFGGYAIYFPELFPTRLRSTGTSFCYNVGRVVAAVGPTLLGRLRSDVFASSPEPMRPAAMLMCSVFVIGLLVLPFAPETKDKPLPE